The following is a genomic window from Fusarium verticillioides 7600 chromosome 5, whole genome shotgun sequence.
GGACTTGCAAGCTTGCTGGTTGCTGGAAGGCAGCtgggatgatcttgaggaagttgttgaaGGCCAACGGGACCTGGAGAAAAGTAGTATAAAATATCCATCAGGTGGAAACTATAGCTAGACTACTAAATCCTCCCTGCTATACCACTCACTGGCGCTGGGATTAGTTCGATTCGGCTACTTATCGATAGCTGGCATAATCTCTTTTGTTTATATTCTGGACCTCATTTGTAGTATCTACCTCTTTTGATGGGATACTTAATATGCAAGGGTAACGTTGTTTTTAATACATAATATAACGCAAGAGCGACATCCATCTACTTTAGTATCTATGAACAGAAGGGGTCCATGAgcttatcatcaagagctgaCTTAAATCTTAGCTTGAGTTGTCTCTTTGGCCAGTTGTGCACGGAACTGCTTGGTCCATTGCCTAACCGCCAAGTCCAACAGCACATCCTCGCTTCCTCCAGGAATCCTGGCTCCAGGAACTTCTCGATAAATCTCTGTGTCGTCGAATCAGCTCTCTATCTCGCTGTAAAAGTATCTGCTGAATGACTTACTCTCGGCAATCTCACCCTTGCCCGTACGCGTATAACCGTTGCCGCCGAACAATAGAACAGCGCATCTTGCACACTCGTCAAGAACAATGCCAGCGTTGGCTTTGCATAGAGCGGTAAGGCCACCgagttcttggtctgctgTTTCCTTAGGCATCTTGGAGAGCTGGTATGCGAATGATTCTACCCAGGACCATTGCGATTCCAGGATTGCACCACATTTAGCCAGTCGGTGACGTACCACGGGTTGTTCTATGAGAGTCTTAACAAAGTCAGCTGTGAACTACATCTAGTACACCTTCTGAAACTACCTTGTTGAATGCCTTGCGCTGAAGACAATATGCGAAGGCACTGCTCAGGGCAACTCGAGCCTGGCGGGTGACACCAACAGAGATGAACATGCGCTCGTGGTTAAAGTTATGCATGATGTACTTCATGCCCTCGTTCTCACGCCCGATCAGGTTTTCCCGTGGGACTCTCACATCATCAAGTTCGATAAAGGAAGTTCCAGCCACAATCTGCCCTGCAACTTTGAGTCGTCTCCTTGTCACGCCAGGGTGGTCCTTGAGTGGGACTAAGATTAAAGAAATGCCTTTTCCTCCAGAGTTTTCCTCACCAGTTCGGACAGCCATGCTAGCATAGTCTGCCATCATTCCGTTGGTAATCCACTTTTTGGTCCCGTTAATGATATATTCGTTGCCACTCAGCTTAGCcgtggtggtgatgttggcgaCATCAGAGCCAGCACTAGAGGTGAGATCAGTAATGCTCTCATTGAGTGATATCTTTAACCCACTCTGGTTCCGTAATAGCAATGCAGATTCTCTTTCGCCCCACTAGGAGGTCAGGAAGAAATCTCTCCTGTAGCTGAGGCTCTGCATAATGCAACAGAGGAGGAATACCAAAGGCAACGCCAGTGGTGATGGAGCCCGGTGGTCCAGCAAGGCCGGAGCGGCTCATCTAGTGTTCAATACAGTCAATGTAACGATTGATAATGCGCCCGTGTAACATCATACCTCATCTGCATATATCATCGTATGCAAAGTGTCCCATTCCTCAACAGGGACCTGGCCGGGCATGTGAGTTATGCCTAGCTTTCGAAGCCATTCTACTGGTAAAGGCGCTGGCAAAGACGGCAGGATAAAGTTACCCTTTGCAAAGACCTCGAATAAATCAGATGGTACCTCCTCTGCTGTTTCCCAGTCCAGGGCATTCTTGTTAaggttctcatcaacgaaTGCGCGACAAGCAGCCTGGAATCTGCGATGTGACGCGTTGAAGTACGGCGAAGGGGCGCCTCGGAGCCAGGGCGGGTCGGCGAAGGGGACTTGGTGAACGGCAGGGGGCATTTTGGAGTTGGGTTTGAAGACAGCAAGAGGTTTACAACAGTTAGGATAAGCTATATTCAATGGATCGTAACTTGCATCCATATATAAACAATATTCCAAGACTTCCAACCTCAGCGGCGGGGGTTTCCCGTTGAGGAAACATCCTCGGCATAATTATCCGGACTACCCCAAGCCAGCCGAGGCATTTTCCCACCCACCCAAAGCGTCTCATTCCGGGTCTGATCAACATGGACGCGCCAAACGTCAAAGCTTGGACCAGGACTGACAGCCATTTCAATCAATGCTTCTTAAATGGCGTTTTGGCATTTGTCAATGTCTCGACTCCAATAAACAGTGGAGGCTCACTAATACCCGCCGGGCGCTGACTCAATAACTGCTTCTTAGTGAAAGGCATTTTGTGACCCAAATTAAAGGCCAGTGCATTATAAGCAGGCTCCAACACTGCAGAAGTTAGCGGGCTAGTTCAGATTCTCAATGATGGTATAGACACTAACTTGGATTCATAGTGTCGGAAATAGTGCCATTGCACAGCCACTTAGGAACAGGCTTTTGTTTTGAATCCAATGCGGTATGTAACTCGAGGGCCGCCTTAACACGCGCACCAACGTCCGTGGATCTCCACACGTCCATACCTTGGATACGTAGTGTCTCGGCGATgtgagagattgatgagatgccAAAGCTGGTGTGGGCTAAGTCTCGGCAGGTCTCCTGCGTGATGCCACTAACTGGGAAGGTTTTTTGATTCTGCCAGTATTTGACAATCTCCGCGGTAGTATTGATCCGACCACGGCCTTGCACGGGATACTCCCCATCAGAGGTCAGGTAGATGTACGCGGGAACCCGGCTGGAGAATAACCCCAAGGACTTTTCGTATAGAgctgcatcttcaaggaaGACGGCAGCCCCTATGCAAGCCTCAATCATCACTACGAGCATCAGCAGATCCGCCAGTGACAGTAATACCGAAGAAGTGAACCCACCTAGTTCCCAGTTTCCATTCTTCTGCGGGGCGCCGTCCTCGATGAGGGGGATGTAGGCGTGTCGTAGCATGTCAGAGAACCTCTTAATACTCTTCTTGGACCAGTGTTTATAGCTCGAGCGCATGATTTCACCTGCGCGAACCCAATTAGCGGCAGACCAGGCCGCTTGCAGTAGTgcgttgctgttgttgtgaCCTTGAATCGTGCTAGACCAGGCATCCATATAATAGACGGATTTCTGAGCATAGTGCTTTTCCTTCGTAATCCACCATGCCAATGCGTTCATGTATGCTGCCATGGAATCCTCGCGTTCCGGATAACACCCAATGTTGGGCGTCGATGTCGGTCCGCACTCGACCGTCTCATATGGCTCGGCCGTTCGTGTGGGCGAGATGTACGACATGTTAAGCATGGAATCCAATGCCTCTGTCCAAGGATTCTCCCTAACCTTGATCCTCTTGGCAATGTAGTCGAGCTGCGGCCCTGAAACGAAAACTCCTGGATGAACCCATGTCTTGGGCGCGTTGGTTGGAATGGGACGATCGGGAGACGCGTTACTATCACTTGCCGCATGCACAGGTTTCAGGGCAAAGGAAGCCTCTAAACCAAGGATCAGGAATtgaagcttcatcttgtcggTGAAAGTAAAAATAATTTACTCTGCTACGGAGTAGATAGATTGGTGGATGGTAGCTGTTTTACCCCGCGTTGGAGTTAGATTATATTTTTAGAATAACGGTTTCCACCAATAATGGTTTTTTTTTCAAGACTTTCCACCAATTAGCCAGCACCCTTTTGTTCTTCCCAATCACTCCTCAGTTCTGGCactttaatatattatttatCGAAATCCTATTTACAGCAAAACAACTAACTACCTGCGGTTTCCGTAAAGCGCCATAAGCCAAATCTTATAACGCCAATCATATAGTAAAagttatatattaatagtaGAAATTGAATTAAATAGAGTAAAACCCCTTCTTGTTCCAGAATGCAATATACCGCTTGATTATATCCGGGCTCAGCGTAGCATAATGAATCCCGCTACCCGCAAGAGCATTGATAGCATTCCTCGAGTCATAGACCGGAGAGTGCTGGCTAACCTCAAGTCTTGTAAAATTGCCCAAGACCTTTTCTTCCAGCAGCGGCATGACAGGTGCAAGAGGATCATCAGGAAGTATCTTTTCAGATAATTGTGCAATCCAGTCTGGATAGTTCGTGAGTTCCACTTTGTAGCCTGCTTGACAGATCAAAGAGCAAGTCTTGTTCACAGACACTGACTCTTCAATCTGTGGCGCAACAAGGCAATATGACTTGCCGATGTTCTTTGTTGAGCGTGAGATGTGTAACATAGCCTTAACAACATAGTCAACTGTAACATACGCCGGATCAAGATCGATCTTGAGCCACGCACCAAGTTTGATGCAGCTGGAAATGAGCCG
Proteins encoded in this region:
- a CDS encoding hypothetical protein (At least one base has a quality score < 10), whose translation is MPPAVHQVPFADPPWLRGAPSPYFNASHRRFQAACRAFVDENLNKNALDWETAEEVPSDLFEVFAKGNFILPSLPAPLPVEWLRKLGITHMPGQVPVEEWDTLHTMIYADEMSRSGLAGPPGSITTGVAFGIPPLLHYAEPQLQERFLPDLLVGRKRICIAITEPDAGSDVANITTTAKLSGNEYIINGTKKWITNGMMADYASMAVRTGEENSGGKGISLILVPLKDHPGVTRRRLKVAGQIVAGTSFIELDDVRVPRENLIGRENEGMKYIMHNFNHERMFISVGVTRQARVALSSAFAYCLQRKAFNKTLIEQPVVRHRLAKCGAILESQWSWVESFAYQLSKMPKETADQELGGLTALCKANAGIVLDECARCAVLLFGGNGYTRTGKGEIAEKIYREVPGARIPGGSEDVLLDLAVRQWTKQFRAQLAKETTQAKI